One window from the genome of Parasteatoda tepidariorum isolate YZ-2023 chromosome 8, CAS_Ptep_4.0, whole genome shotgun sequence encodes:
- the LOC139426124 gene encoding uncharacterized protein, whose amino-acid sequence MGIKECRILEILHVWEWRKYCSIKTRTRTPVLPVMRLTDKSARLRYVRIYEEGLSTALVGVEAALNSCPLIYEQGNDDPEETLTPSHFLTGKRLTTIPSQLAASSRNLTKLYKQQQDLLDAFWKKWFKDYLLQLRSFHQVRNIKKSSHVRDGDIVLLHEDVRPRHTWKRGLVTGLIKGRDGKVRTCTLRSDGKEISRPVQLIIPLEVDQGGEDVPDASA is encoded by the exons atgggcattaAAGAGTGCCGgatactggaaattcttcatgtgtgggaatggaggaaatattgtagtATCAaaactaggactcgaactccagttctaccggtcatgagattgacagataagtcCGCTCGACTAAGATATGTACGCATTT ATGAAGAAGGTCTTTCTACAGCATTAGTTGGTGTTGAAGCCGCATTAAATAGTTGCCCGTTAATTTATGAACAAGGAAATGATGATCCTGAAGAAACATTAACACCATCCCATTTTCTTACCGGTAAAAGACTTACAACCATACCTTCACAGCTTGCAGCATCTAGTAGAAATCTGACAAAATTATACAAGCAACAACAGGATTTATTAGACGCATTTTGGAAGAAATGGTTTAAGGactatttattgcaattaagaTCTTTCCACCAAGTTcgcaacattaaaaaatcatctcATGTTCGCGATGGAGACATAGTATTACTTCACGAAGATGTAAGACCACGACATACGTGGAAAAGAGGATTGGTAACCGGACTAATTAAAGGACGCGATGGAAAAGTCCGCACTTGTACTTTACGATCTGATGGCAAGGAAATATCCCGACCTGTTCAACTGATCATTCCTCTTGAGGTTGATCAGGGTGGGGAGGATGTTCCCGACGCAAGTGCGTGA